GTGAGCAGCAGCGTGGCCACCCTTTTTTACCTTTTTAATTATTATAGTCTGTCCTTTCATTTCCGTATCGCCTCCTCAAGTTCTGCAAAAGACGGTCTTTCAGAGTTAGGAATAGCACGCCTGCCTGACTCAACAGCTATTTGAGGTGCTGCTCCTCCCACAAAAGCTACCAGAGAGGCCTTTATTACCTGGAAATAAACCTCACCCTCTTTTGCCTTTAGCTCCAGATTTGTTGATACCGGACCAAAAAAACCATACGCCATCAATATGCCAAGAAATGTTCCCACAAGCGCTGAACCAATACTGTGCCCAAGCACTTCAGGCGGTTCGTTGATTTTACCCATTGTCACAACAACCCCCAAAACTGCAGCAACTATACCAAACCCAGGCATCGAATCACCCACTTTGCTTATACTCTGAGAGGGCAGGAGCGCCTCATGTGCATTAGCTTCAATGTCTATTTCAAGCAAATCAGAAAGCTCATGCGGCGGCATGTTGGTTGTGATTATTACTTTAAGGTTATCACAGATAAATCCCATAGCTTTTTTATTTTCCAAAACACTTTTATATTTTGTAAATATAGCGCTCTTACTCGGATCCTCTACATCCTGTTCGATAGATATTAACCCCTCTTTTCTGACCTTTGAAAACACAATGAAAAGCAAGGACAATAACTCCAGATATTCATGTTTTTCGGCGCCGCCTTTGCCAAAAACCGTAGATATGCTTCCTATAATAAGCTTAATGACAGCCGGAGGACTGGACACCACTAAAGAACCGATAGCGCAACCGCCAAGTATAACAAATTCCGGTATATTGACAAGCATTGCAACATTGCCATGCTCCATAAGATAGCCGCTCAGTATAGCGCCTAAAGTTATA
The genomic region above belongs to Nitrospirota bacterium and contains:
- the motA gene encoding flagellar motor stator protein MotA, which translates into the protein MLVIVGMVITLGAILSGYLMEHGNVAMLVNIPEFVILGGCAIGSLVVSSPPAVIKLIIGSISTVFGKGGAEKHEYLELLSLLFIVFSKVRKEGLISIEQDVEDPSKSAIFTKYKSVLENKKAMGFICDNLKVIITTNMPPHELSDLLEIDIEANAHEALLPSQSISKVGDSMPGFGIVAAVLGVVVTMGKINEPPEVLGHSIGSALVGTFLGILMAYGFFGPVSTNLELKAKEGEVYFQVIKASLVAFVGGAAPQIAVESGRRAIPNSERPSFAELEEAIRK